DNA sequence from the Calditrichota bacterium genome:
CATCGGAAGATTGTATCGCGACCCCTGCCTGGAAATACATATAAATGGCGTATGTACCCGGAGAACCGGATGATCTAAAAACGGTCTCTCCATCCAGTTCAATGGTTTCAAATTCTCCATCAGCTCCGGAAACCGGTGTTAAAGAAAATCCGGTTTGCGCAGAAAGCTTGGGAAAAAGACATAAACAAATCGTGATTATCCAGATAATAATAGGATTTGATTTTGAATAAGAATAGTTCTTCTTGTTGTTATTTATCATGGCAGCTTCTTTTTTATGTGAATTATTTTAGCAATAACATCTTTTTTTGCATAACAACTTTCCCACTTTTGATTTGATAGACATATAGTCCACTTTTGACGGGAATCCCAAAACGATTATTTCCTGCCCATACTATTTTGTGGCTTCCGGATGTATAAAAACTATTTGCCAAAACTATTACTTCTTTCCCAAGTGAATCATAAACAGTCAATATCACCTTTTCCGACTTTGGGATGTTGAAAGAAATAGTAGTTGTTGGGTTAAATGGGTTCGGGTAGTTCTGGCCGAGTGAAAAATCTTCTAAAATAAAATCATCATTATCTTTAATACCAACCGGGGCAGAATATGTTAGGATGGTTCCATTTGTACCAACTATGAATGCTCTGTTTGCATCAACAAGGTGAACACCCATTAAAAACTCTGTGGTTCCACTGGGCTCTGTAATCCAAGTTGCTCCACCATCGTTTGTTCGTAAAATAGTCCCGCTTAGCCCGGTTGCAACTCCGTTATTGGCATCTCCAAAAGAAACATCATTAAGCGCAGGTATTGCGCTTGGGGTAACATCCGTCCAATTGGCACCGCCATCCGTTGTGCGAAGTATTAAACCCAGTGTAAGTCCGCCACCACCAACTGCAATGCCGTTGTTTGTACTTGTAAATGCAACAGCATAAAGGGGAAGATCTGTTCCGCTTGTTTGCTGAATCCAGTTTGTCCCGCCAT
Encoded proteins:
- a CDS encoding T9SS type A sorting domain-containing protein encodes the protein MKLKKQYSQILFSIVIFAFQSSFAQSNWISQTSNTTKTLKAVYFSDANNGAAVGNNYSVFHTTDGGANWVEQTSSSSNESMEDVYFSDASNGIAIGRQGIIFKTSDGGTNWSPSSVDGVTNHLYGLSFSDPNNGTIVTSNSEKILRTTDGGDNWTIQGVSFQDNLNDVFFSDANNGTAVGGGVGASDGLILRTTDGGTNWIQQTSGTDLPLYAVAFTSTNNGIAVGGGGLTLGLILRTTDGGANWTDVTPSAIPALNDVSFGDANNGVATGLSGTILRTNDGGATWITEPSGTTEFLMGVHLVDANRAFIVGTNGTILTYSAPVGIKDNDDFILEDFSLGQNYPNPFNPTTTISFNIPKSEKVILTVYDSLGKEVIVLANSFYTSGSHKIVWAGNNRFGIPVKSGLYVYQIKSGKVVMQKKMLLLK